The Vitis riparia cultivar Riparia Gloire de Montpellier isolate 1030 chromosome 10, EGFV_Vit.rip_1.0, whole genome shotgun sequence genome includes a region encoding these proteins:
- the LOC117924168 gene encoding uncharacterized protein LOC117924168 → MESMIVYRFGTLPHQSIHMSSGYKAAITTKPYCFSHFSTKPHLSFSHSSRSRPLEHILGPITFRVGHPWTSLTDQKSRPPQAFTAEHSEEVVEVAKELKESGHQDIALQLLKIHDRQLDIERDAVSYFTIKMEIMQILIDKKMRNEASEYSRDIEEKRSKHKHYFNFEPFDKLKEKVHQI, encoded by the exons ATGGAATCCATGATTGTCTACCGTTTTGGCACCCTCCCCCATCAGTCCATTCACATGTCTTCTGGCTACAAGGCTGCAATAACTACCAAACCTTATTGCTTTAGCCATTTTTCCACCAAACCCCATTTAAGCTTTAGTCATTCTTCTAGGAGCCGCCCTCTTGAGCACATCCTTGGTCCTATAACTTTCAGGGTGGGTCATCCATGGACTTCTCTTACGGATCAGAAGAGTAGACCTCCCCAGGCCTTTACAGCAGAACATTCGGAAGAG GTGGTGGAAGTGGCAAAGGAGCTAAAGGAATCTGGGCATCAAGATATAGCATTGCAACTACTGAAGATACACGATCGCCAACTCGATATTGAGAGAGATGCTGTCAGTTATTTCacaataaaaatggaaataatgcAAATTCTCATTGATAAA AAAATGCGCAATGAGGCCTCGGAGTATTCCAGGGACATTGAGGAAAAGAGATCAAAGCACAAGCATTATTTCAATTTCGAACCGTTTGATAAATTGAAG GAAAAGGTGCATCAAATTTAG
- the LOC117922945 gene encoding uncharacterized protein LOC117922945 — protein MESMIGLRFSTLPNQSIRPSGLHAARATAKPHLSFSHSSLSLPKSSRNRPIGNIPVSITCMVDSSLPPTFNRVDKGRANMAWASPFLHNISSGRRTNCKGNVAQIDGPSQTHIDHHIELMEMVKTLRESQQYDTAMKLLKHHEPKVLDDLEAAYQVKMEIMHILYLQGKDQEALVYAEEFYDNKAIYAKRFRFELFYATKLMEIARNLKESQHYDLAVKLLKVHDPEVEDDPDASYYVKMEIMHILFLQEKYEEAWTYCEELYKKEHIYRPHFKFGLFYALKSGILCGLNDHQKAIEYMQKFSENRSEAIPLAPPDKDESAKSRWT, from the exons ATGGAATCCATGATTGGCCTCCGTTTTTCCACCCTTCCCAATCAGTCCATTAGGCCTTCTGGCCTCCATGCTGCAAGAGCTACTGCCAAACCCCATTTAAGCTTCAGCCATTCTTCTCTTTCACTCCCCAAGAGTTCAAGAAACAGGCCAATTGGGAACATCCCTGTTTCAATAACTTGCATGGTGGATAGTTCACTGCCTCCTACATTCAATAGAGTGGATAAAGGAAGGGCAAATATGGCTTGGGCTTCTCCTTTTCTTCACAACATCAGTTCGGGTAGGAGGACAAACTGCAAAGGCAATGTAGCTCAGATAGATGGGCCTTCTCAGACGCACATTGATCATCATATTGAG CTTATGGAAATGGTAAAGACGCTAAGGGAATCTCAGCAGTATGATACGGCTATGAAACTACTGAAGCATCATGAACCCAAAGTTTTGGATGACCTCGAAGCTGCTTACCAAGTGAAAATGGAAATAATGCACATTCTCTACCTTCAA GGAAAAGACCAAGAAGCCTTGGTGTATGCTGAAGAATTTTATGACAACAAAGCAATTTATGCCAAGCGATTCCGATTCGAATTGTTTTATGCTACAAAG CTTATGGAAATAGCACGGAACCTAAAGGAATCTCAACATTATGATCTAGCAGTGAAACTACTGAAGGTGCACGATCCCGAAGTTGAGGACGACCCAGATGCTTCTTACTACGTGAAAATGGAAATAATGCACATTCTCTTCCTTCAG GAAAAGTATGAAGAAGCCTGGACTTATTGTGAAGAACTTTATAAGAAAGAACACATTTACCGTCCTCATTTCAAATTTGGATTGTTTTATGCTTTGAAG TCAGGTATATTGTGCGGGTTGAATGATCATCAGAAAGCAATTGAATACATGCAGAAATTCAGTGAAAACCGAAGTGAAGCAATTCCATTGGCGCCACCCGACAAGGATGAATCCGCTAAAAGTCGATGGacttga